The Aliiroseovarius pelagivivens genome contains a region encoding:
- a CDS encoding quaternary amine ABC transporter ATP-binding protein codes for MTDDIKISIRNLYKIFGSNPAKAMDKVREGMSKDDLLEQTGHVLGLNDISLDMHDRKIQVVMGLSGSGKSTLIRHLNRLIDPTAGEVIVDGEDVLAMDENRLRDLRRFKMSMVFQKFALLPHRTVLENAEYGLLIQGIKDDEAGKRARHWLDRVGLTGYEDYYPGQLSGGMQQRVGLARALATDADILLMDEAFSALDPLIRMDMQGILLELQEELHKTIVFITHDLDEALRLGDNIAILRDGALIQTGDGQDIVLHPADDYIADFTREINRAKVVRLRALQKPLKGAVPAGDALADSMVLEDALEMIAGAEGHIVPVKDPDGKVTGQVHLADAVAAMHA; via the coding sequence ATGACTGATGACATCAAGATCTCGATCCGCAACCTGTACAAGATCTTTGGCAGCAACCCAGCCAAGGCCATGGATAAAGTGCGCGAAGGCATGTCCAAGGACGATCTGTTGGAGCAAACCGGCCATGTGCTTGGGCTGAATGACATCTCTCTGGATATGCATGACCGGAAGATCCAGGTGGTTATGGGCCTGTCAGGGTCGGGAAAATCGACGCTGATCCGCCACCTGAACCGGCTGATCGACCCCACGGCTGGCGAGGTCATCGTGGATGGCGAAGACGTGCTGGCGATGGATGAAAATCGCCTGCGTGATTTGCGCCGCTTCAAGATGTCCATGGTGTTTCAGAAGTTCGCGCTTCTGCCGCACCGTACGGTTCTGGAGAACGCCGAGTACGGACTGCTTATTCAGGGGATCAAAGACGACGAGGCAGGTAAGCGCGCGCGTCACTGGCTCGATCGTGTGGGTCTGACAGGGTACGAGGACTACTATCCCGGCCAGTTGTCCGGCGGTATGCAGCAGCGGGTTGGACTGGCGCGGGCGTTGGCCACCGATGCGGATATCCTGTTGATGGACGAGGCGTTCTCGGCCCTTGATCCGCTGATCCGCATGGATATGCAGGGGATCTTGCTGGAACTTCAGGAAGAGCTGCACAAGACCATCGTCTTCATCACCCATGACCTCGACGAAGCGCTGCGTCTGGGCGACAACATTGCCATCTTGCGCGATGGTGCCTTGATCCAGACGGGTGACGGGCAGGACATCGTGCTGCATCCGGCGGATGACTACATCGCGGACTTCACCCGCGAGATTAACCGCGCCAAAGTGGTGCGCTTGCGCGCGCTTCAAAAGCCCCTGAAGGGGGCGGTCCCAGCGGGTGACGCGCTGGCAGACAGCATGGTTCTTGAGGATGCGCTGGAAATGATTGCTGGCGCGGAAGGGCATATCGTGCCGGTCAAGGATCCTGATGGCAAGGTGACTGGGCAGGTGCATCTGGCCGATGCGGTCGCCGCAATGCACGCCTGA
- a CDS encoding glycine betaine ABC transporter substrate-binding protein, with amino-acid sequence MKKTIKGALGVAGALFAFSQGAAAEECGKVSIAEMNWASAELMANVDAIILEEGFGCDVEKVPGATTTTFASMNEKGQPDVAPELWTNAVREPLAVATGEGSMVILNEGPITELGEGWWVTPAFAEANPDLNTVEKVLARPDLFPDVEDPSKGAFITCPAGWGCQLTNANLFRAFGMEEKGWVLVDPGSAAGLDGSMAKAAERGEPWFGYYWSPTALIGKYEMVKLPFEAEWAGSENWDGCIVKAEQDCADPKPSSWTVSEVSTVVTDDFVANSGPAQEYFKSRVFPGAVMNEMLVYMTDNQATGEDAAYEFLATHEDLWTTWVPADVAEKIKGAL; translated from the coding sequence ATGAAGAAAACTATCAAAGGTGCACTTGGTGTAGCTGGTGCTTTGTTTGCGTTCAGCCAAGGCGCAGCAGCGGAGGAATGCGGCAAGGTTTCCATTGCCGAAATGAACTGGGCCTCGGCCGAGTTGATGGCGAATGTTGATGCCATCATTTTGGAAGAGGGCTTCGGTTGTGACGTCGAGAAAGTGCCTGGTGCCACCACCACCACATTTGCCTCGATGAATGAAAAGGGCCAACCTGACGTGGCGCCCGAACTTTGGACCAATGCCGTACGCGAGCCGCTGGCCGTGGCAACAGGCGAAGGTTCGATGGTTATTCTGAACGAAGGTCCGATCACCGAATTGGGCGAAGGCTGGTGGGTAACGCCCGCATTTGCCGAAGCTAATCCTGACCTGAACACGGTTGAAAAGGTGCTGGCGCGCCCGGATCTGTTCCCGGATGTGGAAGACCCCTCGAAAGGGGCGTTCATTACCTGCCCGGCGGGCTGGGGCTGTCAGCTGACCAATGCCAACCTGTTCCGTGCCTTTGGTATGGAAGAAAAAGGCTGGGTTCTGGTTGATCCGGGTTCGGCCGCAGGTCTGGACGGTTCGATGGCGAAAGCTGCTGAACGTGGTGAGCCTTGGTTTGGCTACTACTGGTCGCCCACCGCGCTGATCGGCAAATACGAGATGGTGAAGCTTCCATTCGAAGCCGAATGGGCCGGTTCTGAAAACTGGGACGGCTGCATCGTGAAGGCCGAACAGGATTGTGCAGATCCGAAGCCGTCTTCGTGGACTGTGTCCGAGGTCAGCACAGTTGTGACCGACGATTTCGTCGCCAATTCTGGTCCTGCTCAGGAGTATTTCAAATCGCGCGTCTTCCCGGGTGCTGTGATGAACGAAATGCTGGTCTATATGACTGACAATCAGGCCACCGGCGAAGATGCGGCCTATGAGTTCCTGGCCACGCACGAAGATCTGTGGACCACTTGGGTTCCGGCAGATGTGGCCGAGAAGATCAAAGGCGCGCTTTGA
- a CDS encoding carnitinyl-CoA dehydratase, producing the protein MTDLTNLTEGPVRTARNGHVFEVTLDRPKANAIDLATSRIMGDVFTAFRDDPELRVALLTAEGDKFFCPGWDLKAAADGDAVDGDYGVGGFGGLQELRGLNKPVIAAVNGICCGGGLELALSADIILAADHASFALPEIRSGTVADAASIKLPKRIPYHIAMEMLLTGRWIEVEEAARWGMINHVYPASDLMAEARKLAELLASGPPLVYAAIKEVVREAEDMKFQDALNKITKSQFETVEKLYRSEDQLEGARAFAEKRDPVWKGK; encoded by the coding sequence ATGACCGACCTGACCAACCTGACCGAAGGCCCAGTACGCACCGCCCGGAATGGCCATGTGTTCGAGGTCACTCTGGACCGGCCAAAGGCCAACGCAATCGATCTGGCCACAAGCCGGATCATGGGAGACGTCTTTACTGCCTTTCGCGATGATCCCGAACTGCGCGTGGCCCTTCTGACCGCCGAGGGTGATAAGTTCTTCTGCCCCGGCTGGGACTTGAAAGCGGCAGCTGATGGCGATGCTGTGGATGGCGACTATGGTGTCGGCGGCTTCGGCGGTCTGCAAGAACTGCGTGGGCTGAACAAGCCCGTAATCGCGGCCGTAAACGGCATCTGCTGCGGTGGTGGGCTGGAGCTGGCTTTGTCTGCCGACATCATCCTCGCTGCCGATCACGCAAGCTTTGCCCTGCCTGAAATTCGGTCGGGTACGGTAGCGGATGCAGCATCGATCAAGCTGCCCAAGCGGATCCCCTATCACATCGCGATGGAGATGCTTTTGACCGGGCGCTGGATCGAAGTGGAGGAAGCCGCGCGCTGGGGCATGATCAACCATGTCTATCCGGCAAGTGATCTGATGGCCGAGGCACGCAAGCTGGCCGAACTCTTGGCCTCGGGTCCGCCGCTCGTCTACGCTGCGATCAAGGAAGTGGTGCGCGAAGCCGAAGACATGAAGTTTCAGGATGCGCTCAACAAGATCACCAAGAGCCAATTCGAAACGGTCGAAAAGCTTTACCGGTCCGAGGATCAGCTGGAAGGCGCGCGCGCCTTTGCTGAGAAGCGCGACCCGGTGTGGAAGGGCAAGTAG
- a CDS encoding acetate--CoA ligase family protein codes for MSRLDRLLRPRSIAVIGGGFWCANVIEQCRKVGFQGEIWPVHPTKSEVGGLATYPSIEALPSAPDASFVGVNRNVTIEAIAILSAAGAGGAICFASGFREARAELNDGEALEQALLEAAGDMPIIGPNCYGFLNLLDGAALWPDQHGATRCDTGVAIITQSSNIAINLTMQKRGLPVAYVVTAGNQAQTGLAEIGQALLEDSRVTALGLHIEGIGDLRAFEALALRANELGKPIVALKVGRSDQARAATVSHTASLAGSDAGANALLRRLGMGQVDNLSAFLEALKLLHVTGPLRSNRIASASCSGGEASLIADAAHPLYVEFPALLPAQSDGLRTALGPKVSLANPLDYHTYIWGDVAAMTATFTALMQGDLSLGLVVLDFPRSDRCDSSEWTKVIDAVEATMTATGRPMGILASLTDTMPEDVAQTLMARGIVPFSGMAEAMAAIDLAANLPPLTEDALFLEPPSERDTTLSEAEAKSALAQFGLRVPGAHRAPAPEAAADVAEKLGFPVVLKGEGIAHKTEVGAVALNLTSPKQVEDAARSMPTDSFLVEEMLTNVLAELLVGVTYDPAHGYVLTLAAGGTLTEILKDSRSLLVPASRDHVRSALDQLKIAPLLAGYRGAPPADMDAVLDAVDAIQSYVMANPVAEVEVNPLMVMADRAVAADALIRTGGET; via the coding sequence ATGAGCCGTCTAGACCGGCTTCTGCGACCGCGCTCCATCGCCGTGATTGGCGGTGGATTCTGGTGCGCCAATGTGATCGAGCAATGCAGAAAAGTGGGCTTTCAGGGCGAGATTTGGCCCGTCCACCCGACGAAATCTGAGGTCGGCGGTTTGGCAACTTATCCGTCGATCGAAGCCCTGCCCTCGGCCCCAGATGCCAGCTTTGTCGGTGTGAACCGAAACGTCACCATCGAAGCCATTGCAATCTTGTCAGCGGCTGGTGCGGGTGGTGCGATCTGCTTTGCGTCTGGCTTTCGCGAAGCCCGTGCCGAACTAAACGATGGCGAAGCGCTGGAACAGGCGCTTTTGGAGGCCGCAGGCGACATGCCGATCATCGGTCCCAACTGCTACGGGTTTCTGAACCTTCTGGACGGCGCTGCACTTTGGCCCGACCAGCATGGCGCCACGCGTTGCGACACCGGCGTGGCGATCATCACACAAAGTTCCAACATCGCGATTAACCTGACCATGCAAAAGCGCGGCCTTCCCGTGGCCTATGTGGTCACGGCGGGCAATCAGGCACAGACCGGACTGGCCGAGATCGGGCAAGCTCTGCTCGAGGACAGCCGAGTCACGGCGCTTGGGTTACATATCGAAGGGATCGGCGATCTGCGCGCGTTCGAGGCACTGGCCTTGCGCGCCAACGAACTCGGCAAACCCATCGTGGCCCTAAAGGTCGGACGCTCGGATCAGGCGCGCGCGGCCACTGTTTCACACACAGCCTCGCTTGCGGGCAGTGACGCGGGCGCAAACGCGCTTTTAAGGCGGCTGGGAATGGGGCAAGTGGACAATCTGTCGGCCTTCTTGGAGGCGTTGAAACTGCTTCACGTCACTGGCCCGCTCCGCTCGAACCGGATCGCGTCGGCCTCGTGCTCGGGCGGCGAGGCCAGCCTGATCGCAGATGCGGCCCATCCGCTATATGTCGAGTTCCCTGCCCTTTTACCCGCCCAGTCTGACGGGTTGCGCACGGCTTTGGGCCCCAAGGTGTCGCTGGCCAATCCCTTGGACTACCACACCTATATCTGGGGCGACGTAGCCGCGATGACAGCGACCTTCACCGCGCTTATGCAGGGCGACCTGTCGCTTGGACTGGTGGTTCTGGACTTCCCTCGCTCGGATCGCTGTGACAGTTCCGAATGGACCAAGGTGATCGACGCGGTCGAAGCGACCATGACCGCCACGGGGCGCCCCATGGGCATTCTGGCTTCGCTTACCGATACGATGCCTGAAGACGTGGCACAGACTCTGATGGCACGCGGGATCGTACCATTCTCTGGGATGGCCGAGGCGATGGCGGCCATTGATCTGGCGGCGAACTTACCCCCGTTGACAGAGGATGCCCTGTTTCTTGAGCCCCCCTCAGAACGGGACACAACGCTGTCAGAAGCCGAAGCGAAATCCGCGCTGGCGCAGTTTGGGCTAAGAGTACCTGGGGCGCACCGTGCTCCCGCGCCTGAGGCCGCTGCAGATGTCGCCGAGAAATTAGGTTTCCCTGTTGTTCTGAAAGGCGAAGGGATCGCCCACAAGACCGAAGTCGGTGCGGTGGCCCTGAACCTGACCAGTCCGAAACAAGTTGAGGACGCCGCGCGTTCGATGCCCACTGACAGCTTCCTTGTCGAAGAGATGCTGACCAACGTACTGGCTGAGTTGCTGGTCGGCGTGACCTATGACCCCGCCCATGGCTATGTGCTAACGCTGGCTGCGGGTGGCACACTAACCGAAATCCTGAAGGACAGCCGCTCTCTGTTGGTTCCTGCCAGCCGCGATCACGTCCGCAGCGCTTTAGATCAGCTAAAAATCGCACCGCTTCTGGCAGGCTATCGCGGCGCACCGCCCGCTGATATGGACGCTGTTCTGGACGCGGTCGATGCAATCCAGTCCTATGTAATGGCCAATCCCGTGGCCGAAGTTGAAGTGAACCCACTGATGGTCATGGCCGATCGTGCCGTAGCCGCAGACGCCCTGATCCGTACTGGAGGAGAGACATGA
- a CDS encoding ABC transporter permease, which translates to MEFLTEFPSLGRKDLSALRRAIDGTFREFTRAWGETIEAIFTPLLRFLVWFEDLLLATPWPIIIFVLCGLAYAGARSWKITIGAGICLLTIGFFGMWEDTMSTLAIISVATFLCILVGIPLGVLMARYDRAQSIITPILDVMQTIPSFVYLIPVVMLLGIGKVPGLLAVCIYALPPIVRLTNLGIRLVDKQVMEAAEAFGASYKEKLFGVQIPLALPNIFAGVNQTIMMALSMVVIASMIGVQGLGVPVLRAISNQYLALGLMNGLAIVALAIIFDRVSQTYGKRLQAYRESGHD; encoded by the coding sequence ATGGAGTTTCTGACCGAATTCCCATCACTTGGGCGCAAGGACCTGAGCGCGCTCAGACGTGCGATTGATGGCACGTTTCGCGAATTCACCCGCGCATGGGGCGAAACGATTGAAGCGATCTTTACACCGCTTCTAAGATTTCTCGTCTGGTTTGAAGACCTGTTGCTGGCCACACCGTGGCCCATCATCATTTTCGTTCTCTGTGGCTTGGCTTATGCCGGGGCGCGGTCATGGAAGATCACCATTGGGGCAGGGATCTGCCTGTTGACCATCGGGTTTTTCGGCATGTGGGAAGACACCATGTCGACGCTGGCGATCATCTCGGTCGCGACCTTCCTGTGCATCCTTGTGGGCATTCCGCTTGGTGTTTTGATGGCACGCTATGACCGCGCGCAATCGATCATCACGCCCATTCTTGACGTGATGCAGACCATCCCAAGCTTTGTCTACCTGATCCCGGTTGTGATGCTTCTGGGTATCGGCAAAGTGCCGGGTCTTCTGGCCGTGTGTATCTATGCACTGCCGCCCATCGTGCGTCTGACCAATCTCGGCATCCGACTTGTGGACAAACAGGTGATGGAAGCCGCCGAGGCGTTCGGCGCGTCCTACAAAGAGAAGCTGTTTGGTGTGCAGATCCCACTGGCGCTGCCCAACATCTTTGCTGGTGTGAACCAGACCATCATGATGGCGCTGTCAATGGTTGTGATCGCCTCGATGATCGGTGTGCAGGGGCTGGGCGTTCCGGTTCTGCGAGCCATTTCAAACCAGTATCTGGCGCTTGGCCTGATGAACGGTCTGGCCATCGTGGCGCTGGCCATCATCTTTGATCGCGTCAGCCAGACCTATGGCAAACGCCTGCAAGCTTACCGGGAGAGCGGCCATGACTGA
- a CDS encoding winged helix-turn-helix domain-containing protein encodes MPSPQDHSQYVVLDHIVTPDTNEIALGDQVTRIEPKSMEVLVHLFAHAGEVVSRDQLQEAIWSDVIVGDDSLTNAIIKIRKAFGDDARNPRVIETIPKRGYRLIADVSPLEPRRTHQAKPVGVLAASVGILVLVAGLFAAFWKPDETPQAVVVRADDRVHVAVARFQNISGDPAQDYLAQGVQQSVLNGLVGVHQVAASQLETGSPADYHLEGNVLRADNRIRIDTRLSDANTGVILSTQRHDRDFSDILEVQALIEADVVTALALDIDLAHRTAQSRGLTESIDAYDLFLQARAALLPRDPQSNSRARELYQKAIMRDPNFARAYGGLALTHAADFRNGWVSNADHALDQALTMAETALSIEPNLPDQYWVIGYVQTQRRNFTAAEAALNKARKLDPGYADALALLGGIRTYAGQPADTLPLLREAIRLRPDAGYLYFLLLGRAYYFLDDCKQALINLGEASTRNPSNLEARIYIAACKVKQGDVAEGAWEVEEVLSIEPSFSLESFWATYPMISQSQIMALTSDLGKAGLR; translated from the coding sequence ATGCCTTCGCCCCAAGATCACTCCCAATACGTCGTGCTGGATCACATTGTGACGCCTGACACCAACGAGATCGCGTTGGGGGATCAGGTCACGCGCATCGAGCCGAAGTCGATGGAGGTGCTTGTTCACCTCTTTGCCCACGCCGGAGAAGTCGTGTCGCGTGATCAGCTTCAGGAGGCGATCTGGAGTGATGTGATTGTCGGGGACGACAGTCTGACCAATGCGATCATCAAGATCCGCAAAGCGTTTGGGGATGACGCCCGTAATCCACGCGTGATCGAAACGATCCCGAAACGCGGCTATCGTCTGATTGCCGATGTGTCGCCGCTAGAGCCAAGGCGCACGCATCAAGCGAAGCCGGTGGGGGTCCTTGCGGCCAGCGTCGGGATCCTTGTTTTGGTGGCCGGGCTTTTTGCCGCCTTCTGGAAGCCAGATGAAACCCCTCAAGCGGTCGTGGTAAGGGCCGATGATCGAGTTCATGTCGCGGTGGCGCGGTTTCAAAACATAAGTGGAGATCCTGCCCAAGATTATTTGGCGCAAGGCGTACAGCAATCCGTTCTGAACGGGCTTGTGGGGGTCCATCAGGTCGCCGCCTCTCAGTTGGAGACCGGTTCGCCTGCGGACTATCATTTGGAAGGCAATGTCTTGCGCGCCGACAATCGTATTCGGATTGACACGCGGCTGAGTGACGCCAACACCGGTGTTATCTTGTCGACCCAAAGGCATGATCGAGATTTTTCAGATATTCTAGAGGTCCAAGCGTTGATCGAGGCGGATGTCGTCACGGCCTTGGCACTTGATATCGATCTGGCGCACCGGACGGCTCAATCGCGTGGATTAACCGAGAGTATCGACGCCTATGACCTGTTTCTGCAAGCGCGTGCGGCCCTGTTGCCGCGAGATCCGCAAAGCAATTCCCGCGCCCGCGAACTGTACCAAAAAGCGATCATGCGTGATCCGAACTTTGCACGCGCCTATGGTGGTTTGGCACTGACCCATGCCGCCGATTTTCGCAATGGGTGGGTAAGCAACGCGGACCATGCCCTTGATCAGGCGCTGACCATGGCGGAAACGGCGCTTAGCATCGAGCCCAATCTTCCTGACCAATACTGGGTGATTGGATACGTCCAGACGCAGAGGCGAAATTTCACGGCGGCCGAAGCGGCCTTGAATAAAGCCCGAAAGCTGGACCCTGGTTATGCGGATGCATTGGCTCTGCTCGGGGGTATTCGTACATATGCTGGCCAGCCAGCAGACACTTTGCCCCTGTTGCGTGAAGCGATCCGGTTGCGGCCGGATGCAGGCTATCTCTATTTTTTGCTTCTGGGGCGTGCGTATTATTTCCTTGATGATTGCAAGCAGGCCCTGATCAATCTGGGCGAGGCCTCAACGCGAAATCCATCGAACTTGGAGGCGCGAATTTACATTGCCGCCTGTAAGGTAAAACAAGGTGATGTCGCGGAGGGCGCATGGGAAGTGGAAGAGGTACTTAGCATTGAGCCTTCGTTCTCGTTAGAAAGCTTCTGGGCGACATACCCGATGATCTCGCAGAGCCAAATCATGGCATTGACCTCGGATCTGGGAAAGGCCGGGTTGCGTTAG
- the speB gene encoding agmatinase, whose product MLTSTDRAFMARDAKGMGYEPTYSGATSLFRRRYSRDLEGVDMVTWGVPYDLSVTNRPGCRFGPRAIRAVSSNLAWDGGPWPWGFDPFETLNMVDYGDCDFDHGFPEQIAGQIEEQAREILKSGAFLLTMGGDHSVTYPILKAQAERHGPISLIQIDAHSDTWEEDPKRIDHGSMFYHAAVEGVLSPETSVQAGMRTLNYKTHGFNVLDANWVHENGIDATVARIKEIVGDRPAYLTFDIDALDPAFAPGTGTPVCGGLSTYQGQSLVRKLGGINLVGADLVEVSPPFDHAEITALAGASLLLDMVCLVASSKR is encoded by the coding sequence ATGCTGACCTCAACCGACCGCGCCTTTATGGCCCGAGATGCAAAAGGGATGGGCTATGAGCCCACCTATAGCGGGGCGACAAGCCTGTTCAGGCGGCGCTACTCGCGCGACCTCGAAGGGGTGGATATGGTCACATGGGGTGTACCCTATGACCTGTCCGTCACCAACCGACCGGGATGTCGGTTCGGCCCGCGGGCGATCCGCGCCGTGTCGTCGAACCTTGCATGGGATGGTGGGCCGTGGCCGTGGGGGTTTGACCCGTTTGAAACCCTGAACATGGTTGATTATGGCGACTGTGATTTCGACCACGGGTTCCCCGAGCAGATCGCCGGACAAATTGAGGAGCAAGCCCGCGAGATCCTGAAGTCGGGCGCGTTCCTTCTGACGATGGGGGGGGATCATTCCGTGACCTATCCCATCTTGAAAGCTCAGGCCGAGCGTCACGGGCCAATCTCGCTGATCCAGATCGACGCGCATTCGGACACTTGGGAAGAAGATCCGAAGCGGATCGATCATGGGTCCATGTTCTATCACGCGGCGGTCGAGGGTGTTTTGTCACCAGAAACATCAGTTCAGGCTGGAATGCGCACGCTCAATTATAAGACACATGGCTTCAATGTTTTGGATGCCAATTGGGTGCATGAAAACGGCATTGACGCCACAGTCGCACGGATCAAAGAGATCGTCGGGGATCGGCCAGCCTATCTGACTTTCGATATCGACGCGCTTGATCCTGCGTTTGCGCCGGGCACGGGCACGCCGGTCTGTGGCGGTCTGTCGACTTATCAGGGGCAGTCTCTGGTGCGCAAACTCGGCGGCATCAACCTTGTCGGTGCTGACCTCGTCGAAGTTTCCCCCCCCTTTGATCACGCCGAAATTACTGCGCTGGCTGGGGCCTCGTTGCTGCTTGATATGGTGTGTTTGGTGGCCAGCAGCAAAAGGTGA
- a CDS encoding polyamine ABC transporter substrate-binding protein — protein sequence MKRQTGLLAIVTGSLFAGPIAATAEELSIYNWADYFGETTVSDYEAETGTDVTLDYFDSNEVLETKLLTGASGYDVVFPAASNAQREFQAGALHPIDPSRLSNYGNLNPDILTSLDAIPGGRELGVPYTWGTIGLAYNVAMIEERLGTDTITSWDVLFDPEIAGKLADCGIAVLDSPIEMVSVALNYLGADPYSNDREDLDKVRDLYTAVSPSIRYFHNQKASTDLPSGDVCLSVMYSGDAGIAQARAMEAESGVDILYSIPTEGTLMWIDLMAIPVDAKRVDDAYRFLDYMLRPEVIADVSNYVYFANANKAADAFVDEAILTDPGIYPDEATLGRLFPDLSVGAKTLRNRNRLWTSVKSGT from the coding sequence ATGAAAAGGCAAACGGGCCTATTGGCCATTGTCACTGGTTCACTCTTCGCCGGGCCCATCGCGGCGACAGCTGAGGAACTCTCGATCTACAACTGGGCTGATTATTTCGGCGAAACCACGGTTTCGGATTACGAGGCCGAGACCGGAACCGACGTCACACTGGATTATTTCGATTCAAACGAAGTGTTGGAGACAAAACTGCTGACCGGCGCATCCGGCTATGATGTCGTGTTCCCAGCAGCTTCCAATGCGCAGCGCGAGTTTCAGGCAGGTGCCCTGCATCCAATCGATCCTTCGCGGCTAAGTAACTATGGAAATCTCAATCCGGATATTCTGACGTCACTCGACGCGATCCCGGGCGGCCGCGAATTGGGCGTTCCATACACTTGGGGCACGATCGGGCTGGCCTACAACGTGGCGATGATCGAAGAACGGTTGGGCACAGACACGATCACATCTTGGGATGTTCTGTTTGACCCGGAAATTGCCGGAAAGCTTGCCGATTGCGGGATTGCCGTTCTGGATTCTCCGATTGAAATGGTGTCGGTGGCTTTGAACTATCTTGGGGCAGATCCCTATTCCAATGATCGCGAGGATCTCGACAAGGTTCGGGATCTGTATACGGCGGTTTCTCCCTCGATCCGCTATTTCCACAATCAAAAGGCGTCAACGGATCTTCCCAGTGGGGATGTCTGTCTTTCGGTGATGTATAGCGGGGACGCTGGGATCGCACAGGCGCGTGCGATGGAAGCGGAAAGCGGGGTGGATATCCTGTATTCGATCCCGACCGAAGGGACGCTGATGTGGATCGACCTTATGGCCATCCCGGTGGATGCAAAACGCGTCGACGACGCCTATCGTTTCCTGGACTACATGTTGCGGCCCGAAGTTATCGCGGACGTTTCAAACTATGTCTACTTCGCCAATGCCAACAAAGCGGCAGACGCATTCGTTGACGAGGCTATCCTGACGGACCCCGGAATCTACCCGGATGAAGCAACGCTTGGGCGTCTGTTTCCAGATCTTAGCGTGGGCGCGAAAACGCTGCGCAACCGGAACCGCCTGTGGACCAGCGTCAAGTCTGGCACCTGA
- a CDS encoding helix-turn-helix transcriptional regulator, whose amino-acid sequence MDIDNTEWDEAFAAVLTQIGTDLFPTALRKLIELRVGFESMILTRYRDQSPPVSLYYDLDDVQAAISIQFYATGPYLLDPFLQACKSNVTPGAYCLTDLVNEAFFRSEYYRTFYRKIRISDELGVLIKLDAEDWVAISLSRGPRQPRFTSEDVNKINAIHKTLSAAVIRHWNLNDRENEQDVETQVEARLATFGKDRLSPREAEVIRLILQGHSAGSASAFLGITEGTVKVHRHNAYAKLGVSSQAELFSAATRYLASKQS is encoded by the coding sequence ATGGATATAGACAACACAGAATGGGACGAGGCTTTTGCAGCCGTCCTGACACAGATCGGAACGGACCTGTTCCCGACTGCGCTTCGAAAGCTCATCGAACTGCGTGTCGGTTTTGAATCGATGATCCTCACCCGGTATCGGGATCAATCACCTCCGGTTTCTCTGTATTACGACCTGGATGATGTTCAGGCGGCAATTTCCATTCAGTTCTATGCAACCGGCCCGTATCTGCTGGACCCCTTCCTTCAAGCCTGCAAATCGAATGTGACACCCGGGGCCTATTGCCTGACCGACTTGGTCAACGAGGCGTTCTTTCGATCCGAGTACTATCGGACGTTTTATCGAAAAATCCGCATCAGTGATGAGCTTGGTGTGTTGATCAAGCTGGACGCTGAAGATTGGGTCGCCATTTCCCTGTCCCGGGGGCCACGTCAGCCGCGGTTCACATCCGAAGACGTGAACAAGATCAACGCCATACACAAAACCCTGTCAGCCGCCGTCATTCGACATTGGAACCTGAACGACCGCGAGAACGAACAAGACGTTGAAACACAGGTCGAGGCCCGTCTGGCAACTTTTGGAAAAGACAGGCTCAGCCCGCGCGAAGCGGAAGTCATTCGCCTGATCCTTCAAGGTCACTCTGCCGGCTCTGCGTCTGCATTCCTTGGGATCACGGAAGGTACCGTTAAGGTTCATCGCCACAACGCATATGCAAAGCTTGGGGTAAGTTCACAAGCCGAACTGTTTTCGGCGGCCACACGATACTTGGCCTCAAAACAGTCGTAG